One window of the Stegostoma tigrinum isolate sSteTig4 chromosome 16, sSteTig4.hap1, whole genome shotgun sequence genome contains the following:
- the plekhf1 gene encoding pleckstrin homology domain-containing family F member 1 isoform X1 — protein MGRTLTEGSVSRMVDHLMNTEINTQRIAAVENCFGATGQPLVMHGRVLVGEGLLTKVCRKKPKPRMFFLFNDILVYGSIIIPKKKYTSQQIIPLEDVNVEDLADNDSLKNQWMIKTSRKSFIVCAATRSEKEDWIKHINNCVKKLLEKTGRAPPTEHAAPWIPDKMTEICMRCTQKKFNTLIRRHHCRNCGFVVCYSCSKHKFLMPKLSSKPLRVCTLCYNKLMEEKGKISTLDQKADEITDLNGDEDDDKSSDEEKQELGQDPLFSTDLSWSSFHT, from the coding sequence GAAGAACTTTGACAGAAGGATCGGTGAGCAGGATGGTGGACCACCTAATGAACACGGAGATCAATACACAACGAATAGCTGCAGTCGAAAATTGCTTTGGAGCAACAGGTCAGCCTCTGGTCATGCATGGGCGAGTACTTGTAGGTGAAGGATTATTGACAAAAGTCTGTCGCAAGAAGCCAAAACCCCGAATGTTTTTCCTATTTAATGACATCCTGGTATATGGAAGTATTATCATCCCCAAGAAAAAGTACACCAGTCAACAGATAATACCACTGGAGGATGTCAATGTTGAAGATCTTGCAGATAATGACAGTCTGAAAAATCAATGGATGATAAAAACCTCACGAAAATCATTCATAGTGTGTGCTGCAACCCGGTCTGAAAAAGAAGACTGGATAAAGCACATTAACAATTGTGTtaaaaaactgctggaaaagacAGGAAGGGCGCCACCTACTGAACATGCAGCCCCTTGGATACCAGACAAGATGACAGAAATCTGCATGCGGTGCACTCAAAAGAAGTTCAACACTTTAATTCGCAGGCACCACTGTCGGAACTGTGGCTTTGTGGTGTGTTATTCTTGTTCAAAGCACAAGTTTCTTATGCCTAAGCTGTCATCAAAGCCTTTAAGGGTATGCACATTGTGTTACAATAAATTGATGGAAGAGAAGGGTAAAATCTCAACATTAGACCAAAAAGCAGATGAGATCACTGATCTGAATGGTGATGAAGATGATGACAAATCCAGTGATGAGGAGAAGCAAGAGCTGGGACAGGATCCATTATTTTCAACAGATCTCTCTTGGTCCTCTTTCCACACTTAG
- the LOC125459758 gene encoding protein C19orf12 homolog, producing MPVHIDDVMRLVCHISEMEKLQVAVKSSGKGALLAGAIAFAGGLVGGPPGIAVGSVVGGLLGAWMTGGQFKPLPQIIMELPPNQQMILSKDVRNIVQHLDWTDAVQLISLVMGNTALKQEVMSAISAFFLKQLNAEVRHFD from the exons ATGCCTGTGCATATCGATGATGTGATGCGCTTAGTGTGCCACATTTCAGAGATGGAGAAGCTGCAAGTAGCAGTGAAAAGTTCTGGAAAAGGGGCACTTTTAGCTGGCGCAATAGCATTTGCAGGTGGCTTGGTTGGTGGTCCTCCAGGAATAGCAGTTG GTAGTGTGGTTGGTGGATTGTTGGGTGCCTGGATGACTGGTGGACAGTTTAAACCATTACCACAGATTATTATGGAACTGCCACCGAATCAACAGATGATATTATCTAAAGATGTGCGGAATATTGTCCAGCATTTAGACTGGACGGATGCAGTCCAACTGATTTCGTTGGTGATGGGAAATACTGCCCTGAAGCAGGAGGTGATGTCAGCAAtaagtgcattttttttaaagcaacttAATGCTGAGGTGCGACACTTTGACTGA
- the plekhf1 gene encoding pleckstrin homology domain-containing family F member 1 isoform X2 → MVDHLMNTEINTQRIAAVENCFGATGQPLVMHGRVLVGEGLLTKVCRKKPKPRMFFLFNDILVYGSIIIPKKKYTSQQIIPLEDVNVEDLADNDSLKNQWMIKTSRKSFIVCAATRSEKEDWIKHINNCVKKLLEKTGRAPPTEHAAPWIPDKMTEICMRCTQKKFNTLIRRHHCRNCGFVVCYSCSKHKFLMPKLSSKPLRVCTLCYNKLMEEKGKISTLDQKADEITDLNGDEDDDKSSDEEKQELGQDPLFSTDLSWSSFHT, encoded by the coding sequence ATGGTGGACCACCTAATGAACACGGAGATCAATACACAACGAATAGCTGCAGTCGAAAATTGCTTTGGAGCAACAGGTCAGCCTCTGGTCATGCATGGGCGAGTACTTGTAGGTGAAGGATTATTGACAAAAGTCTGTCGCAAGAAGCCAAAACCCCGAATGTTTTTCCTATTTAATGACATCCTGGTATATGGAAGTATTATCATCCCCAAGAAAAAGTACACCAGTCAACAGATAATACCACTGGAGGATGTCAATGTTGAAGATCTTGCAGATAATGACAGTCTGAAAAATCAATGGATGATAAAAACCTCACGAAAATCATTCATAGTGTGTGCTGCAACCCGGTCTGAAAAAGAAGACTGGATAAAGCACATTAACAATTGTGTtaaaaaactgctggaaaagacAGGAAGGGCGCCACCTACTGAACATGCAGCCCCTTGGATACCAGACAAGATGACAGAAATCTGCATGCGGTGCACTCAAAAGAAGTTCAACACTTTAATTCGCAGGCACCACTGTCGGAACTGTGGCTTTGTGGTGTGTTATTCTTGTTCAAAGCACAAGTTTCTTATGCCTAAGCTGTCATCAAAGCCTTTAAGGGTATGCACATTGTGTTACAATAAATTGATGGAAGAGAAGGGTAAAATCTCAACATTAGACCAAAAAGCAGATGAGATCACTGATCTGAATGGTGATGAAGATGATGACAAATCCAGTGATGAGGAGAAGCAAGAGCTGGGACAGGATCCATTATTTTCAACAGATCTCTCTTGGTCCTCTTTCCACACTTAG